One part of the Lachnospiraceae bacterium JLR.KK002 genome encodes these proteins:
- a CDS encoding acylneuraminate cytidylyltransferase family protein has product MRYVLEEYRKLGKEFDTLAVLQPTSPLRTSQDIRAAYQILEEKQADSVVGVCEVEHSPLWSNTLPEDGCLKGFIREEANGPRQKLSSYYRINGAVYIVSVPLLVKKGTLYGERGYACIMSKEHSIDIDDELDFAMAEFLLGHILHL; this is encoded by the coding sequence ATGCGGTATGTTTTAGAGGAATACAGGAAGCTGGGAAAAGAATTTGATACTCTTGCGGTGCTGCAGCCAACATCTCCTCTGCGCACCAGCCAGGATATCCGCGCTGCTTATCAGATACTGGAAGAAAAACAGGCGGACAGTGTGGTGGGGGTATGCGAAGTGGAACATTCGCCCCTGTGGAGCAATACATTGCCGGAGGACGGATGCCTGAAAGGATTTATCCGGGAAGAGGCCAACGGCCCCAGACAGAAACTCTCCAGCTATTACCGGATTAACGGGGCAGTGTATATCGTATCGGTACCGCTGTTGGTGAAAAAGGGAACCCTTTACGGAGAACGGGGCTATGCCTGTATTATGTCAAAAGAACATTCCATTGATATTGATGATGAACTGGATTTTGCAATGGCAGAGTTTTTGCTGGGGCATATCCTGCACCTGTAA
- a CDS encoding nucleotidyltransferase family protein, which yields MKQEELYDFLIAGTATVVEAMQKIDLNTKGILFVTDKEEKLAGVITDGDIRRWLIKTGNLQEEIWRIMNKNPKIIYCKERNRAQEFIEKYVITALPVVTTEYRIIDIIFKEEKIIGEKIKERDTLKEVPVVIMAGGKGTRLYPYTKILPKPLIPVGDIPIMERIINEFRTYGVRDFHVTVNYRKNMIKSYFSESMGDYSLKYVEEDKPLGTGGSLTLLEGTFSRPIIVTNCDILIHADYADIYEYHQKAGNELTIVTALKNIIVPYGVVHSSENGRIRAMEEKPKISYFVNTGMYILSPELLREIPKDTFFHMTDLADRLLKEDRQVGMYPISEDSFLDMGEFEEMHRMEQKLNLKS from the coding sequence ATGAAACAGGAGGAACTTTATGATTTTCTCATAGCCGGGACCGCTACTGTGGTGGAAGCCATGCAGAAAATTGACTTGAATACAAAAGGAATTCTATTTGTGACAGATAAGGAGGAAAAGCTGGCCGGAGTCATTACCGACGGAGATATCCGCAGATGGCTGATTAAAACAGGAAATCTGCAGGAAGAAATCTGGCGGATTATGAATAAAAATCCCAAAATTATTTACTGTAAAGAAAGAAACAGAGCGCAGGAATTTATAGAAAAATATGTAATCACTGCCCTGCCGGTGGTGACCACAGAATACCGGATCATTGATATTATTTTCAAAGAGGAAAAAATAATCGGCGAAAAAATTAAGGAGCGGGATACCCTGAAAGAGGTTCCTGTGGTGATTATGGCAGGCGGAAAGGGAACACGTCTTTATCCATATACAAAGATTTTGCCCAAGCCTCTGATACCTGTCGGGGATATTCCCATTATGGAGCGTATTATCAACGAGTTCCGTACATACGGGGTCAGGGATTTTCATGTAACGGTAAATTATCGGAAAAACATGATAAAGTCTTATTTTTCCGAAAGTATGGGGGATTACAGCCTGAAGTATGTGGAAGAAGACAAACCGCTGGGAACCGGGGGAAGCCTTACTTTGCTGGAGGGGACGTTTTCCAGGCCCATTATTGTAACAAACTGTGATATTCTGATTCATGCGGATTATGCCGATATATATGAGTATCATCAGAAAGCAGGAAATGAACTCACCATTGTAACAGCCCTGAAAAACATCATTGTGCCTTACGGGGTGGTTCACTCCAGCGAGAACGGCCGAATCAGAGCCATGGAGGAAAAACCGAAAATTTCTTACTTCGTAAATACGGGTATGTATATTCTGAGCCCGGAGCTGCTGCGGGAAATACCGAAAGATACCTTTTTTCATATGACGGATCTGGCAGACCGGCTGTTAAAAGAAGACCGCCAGGTGGGCATGTATCCAATCAGCGAGGATTCTTTTCTGGATATGGGAGAATTTGAGGAAATGCATCGTATGGAGCAGAAGCTGAATCTGAAATCGTAA